From the genome of Agromyces badenianii:
GCGTACCTCGAGACGACGGCGCAAGGCGTCGTCGGCCGCAGGCCGCATCGCGGCACCGACCCCGAGTCGAAGATCGTCGCGACACTGCAGGCCGAGGGCTTCAGCGTTGATGAGATCGCCTACGCGCTGGCCGCTGACACCGACCCGAGAATCGTGCCGGTGCTCGTCGTCGGCGGCGGGTTCGGGCGGGTTGCGAAGCTGCCGACGCTCGGAGTGCGGTTGCGGTCGCTCTCAGCTGCTGGGCTCGAGCGAGGCGCCCGGAAGGCGGCTGCACGAGAGCTTCAGGTGGACCCGGGCGAGATCATCCTCGACATCCGCGACGCCCCGTAGCGAGTAGCGACCAGGCGCGACGCAACCCGCCGCGCCCCGTGCGACGGCTCTTCAGCCGTCGGACTCCCGCTCGATCCCCGCTCGCCCCGCCTCGGCGAACCGCAGTCTGCCGTTGACCGATCGCACGAGCTCGGCTGCAACCTTGACGACGCGCCGGTCGTAGCTGAGCAGTCCGTTGCTCTCGTCTTCGACATCGCTGAGCTGCGTGTAGACGCTCGCGCCGAGTCCCTTCGCGAGCGCGGGGATGATCTCCTCCTCGTGCAGCCGCACGAACGCGGCACCGAGCTCGTCAGAGGTGCGATAGCGCTTGTAGCCGAACTCCCGCGCGGTGACGCTGTGCTCGGGCAGCCGCCGGCTGTAGCCGCCGTATTCCGAGAGCACGAGCGCCCGGTGGGCGGTCGCGGTGCGCCGACGCGGCACGCGAAAGCGGCGGAAGTACACGTGCAGGCTCGTCAGGTCGCCGGCACCCTGGTCGTGCCAGCCGCTGGCGTGGTCGATGCTGCGGCTCGGGTCGAGCGCGCGCAGCTCGGCGGTGACGTCGACGGCGTCGAACTGCCCCCACCCCTCGTTGAACGGCACCCAGACGGCGATGCTCACGACGCCGTGCAGGTGCTCGACCATCTCGCGGAGCTCGTCGCGCCAGTGCGCGCGCGCCGAGGCATCCGCTCGCCCGAATGCCCGGTACCGGCGGTCGTCGAGGCGCAGCGGAGTCAGCACCGGCGCGGTGATCACGAGCGGGTGGTAGCGGTCGCCGCCGTTGACGGCGTCCTGCCAGACGAGCATGCCGAGCCGGTCGGCGTGGTGATACCACCGCAGCGGCTCGATCTTGATGTGCTTGCGCAGCATCGTGAAGCCGAGCTCCTTCATGGTGCGGATGTCGTGCACCATCGCCTCATCGGAGGGCGCCGTGTAGAGGCCGTCGCTCCAGTAGCCCTGGTCGAGCACGCCGGCGTGGAAGTACGGCTCGCCGTTCAGCAGCAGCCGGGGCACACCGTCGGAGTCGGGCCCCACGCCGAAGCTGCGGAGCCCGGCGTAGCTCTCGACCCGGTCGTCGGCGTATTCGACCACGACGTCGTAGAGGAACGGGTCTTCGGGCGACCACGGCCTCGGCGAGGCGATCGTGAGGGCGAGCGGATGCCCCGGGGCGGCACGGCCCTCGGCGACGCCGAGCCCGCCGGCCGAGACGCGCACGGTCGCCAAGGCGTCGGCCTCGGCCTCGGGCTGCGCACTCTCGGTGTGCACCGTGATCTCGAGTTCGCCGCTCGCAGGGTCCGCCCGGTACCCGATGCGCCCGACCCACGCGGCCGGCACCGCCTCGATCCACACGGTCTGCCAGATGCCCGATTGGGCGGTGTACCAGATGCCGCCGCGGCGGAGGGTCTGCTTGCCGCGAGAGAGCGCCGAGGTGTCACTCGGGTCGGTGACCCGCACCTTCAGCTCGTGGGCCGCATCCGCCGGTCGTGCGGCGAGTGCGTCGGTGATGTCGATCGTGAACGGCAGGTATCCGCCGACGTGGTCGCCGACGACGCGTCCGTTCACCTCGACGGTGCAGCGCTGGTCGACGGCGCCGAAGTGCAGCAGCACGCGCCCGCGCTCGGGCACGAAGGCATCGTCGAGCGTGAAGGTGCGCCGGTAGTGCAGCGTCTCGTCTGGCTGGAGCTGCCGACCGACACCCGAGAGCACCGATTCGGGGGAGAACGGCACGACGATCTCGCCGTCGTACCCGGCGACGGTCGCACCGTCGGGGGTGATCGCGTACTGCCACACTCCGTTGAGGTTCAGGTACGAATCGCGAACGAGTTGCGGCCGGGGGTATTCGGCAAGCGGATGCTCGCGATCGAGGCGTTCGCCCCATTCCGTGAGGAGCGCAGACGGCAGGGGCGACGTCGAGCGCGTCATGCGTCGACGGCCGCCGTGCGCCGCTCGCGGTGCAGCAGGGCGAGCACCGGGATGACGACGACAACCGCGATGACCGCGGCGGCGACGAAGATGCCCGCGGTCGGCACTTGCTTCACGACACCGAGCTCCTCATACGTCTCGCCCGCGCCGCTGATGATCGCGGCGCCGATGAACGGGCCGATGACCATGGGAATCAGGATGGCGAAGATCATGCGCAGACCCTGCACGGAGCCGGCGCGGTCGGGCGGCGTGGCATCGCGCGATGCGGCGCCGATGGCGGCGACGACGAGCATGAACCCGCTCATCATGGCGAGACCGGCGACGATGACCCACGTGAAATCGCGCACGAACGCCATGAGCGCGAGTCCGAGGAGGTAGATCGCGAGGGCGGGCAGGATGGAGCGCACCTTGCCGAAGCGGTCGATGACCCGCCCGCCGAGAATGCTCACGACCGACGCCCCGAGCAGCACGACCCCGAGCACGAGGGCGTACCCCTCGATGCGCAGTGTGCGCTGCAGGTAGATGATGAGGTACGGCAGGAAGACCTGGGTCGAGATGCCGAACACCGCCCACGCCGAGAAGGTGATGTAGAGCGCCGGGTTCGCGCGCATCGTCGAGGGGCGCAGCCCGAACGCGATCGAGCGCCAGACCCCGTCGGGCTGTTGTTGCGGCACCGCGGCGTCGCGCATGAGGAACCACGCGACGACGCCCACGATCACGATCGCGATGCCCACGACGAGGAAGAAGGCACGCCACTCGCCCGCCCGGGTGAGGCCGTCGAGCCCGCCGAACACGAGCAGCATCGCGAGCAGCGGCATCGCGGCGAGCACCGCTTCGACGCGGCCGCGATTGGTGCTGTCGGTGACGTCGGTGACCCATGCGTTGAACGCCGCGTCGTTCGCACCCGAGCCGAGCACGCTCATGAGGCAGTCGAGCACGATCACCACGAGCACCGCGAGGGTCACCGCACCGGCGACGGATGCCGCGCCGGCGAGCCCGTCGACGGTGACGAGGCCGAACGCGGCGGTCGAGAGCCCCCAGAGCACGTAGCCGCCGGCGACGAACACCCGGCGCCGGCCGACGCGGTCGCTCCAGGCGCCGACCACGAGCGTGGTGAGGGTCGCCGCCACGGCACTCGCGGCCACCATCGCGGCGAGCACGCGAGGCTCGTCGGTGATCGTGTCGTAGACGAACACGTTGAGGTACAAGTTCTCGACCGTCCACGCGATCTGGCCGACGAGGCCGACCAGGGCGAGCACCGCCCACCGTCGACCGCCGAGCCGGCTCACCCGGCGGTCGTGGTTCGCACTCCGGTCCGTCGACGTCGTCGTCACGGATGCATCCTCTCCGTCGTCTCGGTGGGGCTCGGCGTCACTCGGCCGCGACGTCGGCCTTCGCGAGCTGGCCGCCGGCGAGCCCGGCGAGGATCGAGCTGACATCGAGTCCGGTCAGTGACTTCACGACCTCGGTGCCCTCGCCGAGCACCTGCCCGACCGTCTTGGTGACGGCACTCGCTCCATCGGTCGAGACGACGGTGAGGGTCTTGATGTTCGAGATGGGCTCCGCCGCGGCGCGCACGATCTCGGGAAGCCGCGAGATGATCTCCTGGGCGAGCGCGGCCTCACCGTACTTCTTCAGCGCCATGGCCTTCGCATCGGTCGCGGCGGCCGCGGCGAGACCCTCGGCCTGCACGGCGGCGGCGCGTGCCTCACCGTCGGCGCGGATACCCGCGGCGAGGGCGACCTGACGGTCGCGCTCGGCTTCACCAGAGAAGCGCACAGCGGTCGCCGAAGCCTCGGCGTCTTGCACCGCGGCCACCTTGTTGGCCTCGGCGATCTTGGTGCGCTTGTAGGCCTCCGCCTCGGTGCTGGCGTTGGCCGCATCGCGCTGCGCGGTGGCACGCTGCACCTCGGCGTACGCCTCGGGCTCGGCGGGCTTGCGAACCTCGATGTCGAGCCGCTCCTGGGTCACGAGCGCCTGCTCAGAGAGCGCATCCCGCTCCTGCACGGCGACGAGCTTGTCTTGCTCGGCCTTGGCCAGCTGGCCGGATGCCTCGGCTTCGGCGTTGGCCCGGTCGGTCTCGGCCTTGATCGTGGCCTGCTTCAGGCTGAGCGCCTTCTGCCGCTCGGCGATCTGCTCGGCCGCATCGATGCGGGCGAACTCGCTCGCACGGGCGGCTTCGGCCTCGGAGATCTCGGCGACCTGACGAGCACGCGCGGCTTCGGCGCGACCGAGGTTCGCGAGATAGTCGCTGCCGGGCGTCGAGATGTCGGAGATGTTCAGCAGATCGACCTGCAGGCCCTGCTCGACGAGGTCGGTCTTCGTCTCGGCGACGACCCGGTCGGAGAGGCTCTTGCGGTCGGAGATGATCTGCTCGATCGTCATGTCACCGACGATGGAGCGGAGCGATCCCTCGAGCGACTCCTTGATGATCTCGGTCAAGAGCTCCTGCTGCGAGAGGAAGCGCTGCGCCGCCCGGCGCACGCCGTCTTCGGTGCCGCTCACCTTGAAGTTGATCGAGGCCTTGATGGCGATCTTGATGCGGTTCTTGTCGACTCCCTCGACGGTGATGCCGATCTGGCGCTGCTCGAGCGAGATCGCGAAGCCCTGCTGCAGGATCGGCCAGACGAAGGTGCGCCCGCCGATGACGACGCGCTGGCCCGAAGACTGCTCGGGCGAGGTGCGGCCGGCGCCCCGCCCGACGATGACGAGCGCCTCGTTCGGCGGCACCCGCCTGATGCGACGGGCGATGAACGTGAGCAGCGCGAGCAGGGCGACGACGATGGCGACGACGGAGATGACCTGGATCAGCAGGGGGGAGAGCATCGGGTTCCTTTCGGGAGGAAGCAGAGGAAGGGATGGTGCAGGTGGTCGGGCGGAGTTCGTGCAGGAGTGCAGGGGATGTGCCGGCGTTGCAGGCGACCGGATCGGGTCAGCGTCAGGTGTTCGCCGACTCAGCCGGCGACGACCTTCACGCGACTGCCGGTGTGCTCGACGACGCGGACGCGTGCGCCCTCGGCGATCGGCGCATCGGAATAGGCGAGTCGGCGTTCGACCTCGCCAGGGCCGTCGAGGCTCACTTCACCGCCGGCGGTGGTGACATCCGACCTCGCGACGCCCCCGAGCCCGACGGCCGAAGCCGGCACGCCGTCGGAACTGCGGGTCAGGTTGCGCACGGCGAGCACGCTGAGCAGGTAGGCCACGGCGGCGAGCACGATCGAGAGCACGTACACCCACACGAGCTCGAGTCCCATGCTGGCGACGAGGGCGCCGGATGCCCCGAAGACCACGAGGCCCACCGACAACGCGGTACCGGAGATCGCGCCGTCGCCGATCTCGAAGTGGTCGAAGATGTCGCCGAGCACGAGCGAGATGAGGAGGAGCACGAGGCCGATGCCTCCGACGATGAGGAACGGAAGGAGCATCGACTGCCTCTCTGCACGCGCGAAACCCGAGCGGAGGGGGGTGCCGGGTGCACTCACCCTATCGGGCGGAGGAGCGGTGCGCAGCACCGGAATCATGCCGCACTCAGCCGATGTATGCCGCCGTGGGAATCGGCGGACTCAGACGGCGTGCTGCTGGGGGATGAGCAGCGGGTCGACGGCCGCGTCGCCACGGATGCGTCGCAGAAGCGCGATCACCTCGTCGACGGCCGCGACGGTGAGGCTCGAACAGACGATGCTGTGCGGGCCGAGCGCGTCGAGCCCGCCGGCACGGATTCTGATGACCTCCCAGCCCACTTCGCGCAGGGCCTCGTCTTTCTCGACGTCGGAGCCTGCTTTCAGGCCGCGATGCGCGCGCCTCGAGCGGCCGGGATCGTCGTATTCGACCGCGACGCGCAGCTGCGGAATGAGGATGTCGGGCCAGACTTCCTGCTTGCCGTAGAACATGCGGGCGATTCGCACCGCGTTGACGCGATGATGCAGCCGGATGCGCTGGCCGAGCAGCATTCGCAGGCGTTGCTCGACCTGCGAGGTGCCGACGCGAAGACCGGGCTTCATGAAGGCGACACCGGCCTCGCGGCGCGCGCCCGGCCCGGCGGCGTTCGCGCGGCACTTCGCGCAACTCGGCCCGGTGAGCACCTGGCCGACCGTGGCGGAGTACCGGTCATGGCCTCGCCGGCATCGCCACTCGTAGCTCGCGCCGATGCGCGTCTCACCGGCCAGTGCAGCGCGCTGCGGCGGTGCGACGCGGGCGAGCAGCTCGGCGCGGGAGCGCTGGGTCTCGTGCAGCAGCATGCAGAGCGGGCACACTCGCGAGAGCGCGACCGAATCGGGCGACGACGCGTCGGCGCCGTGACCGCAGCGGAAACTCACCGCGACCATCGGCGCCGCACCATCTCATCCATACGGCGATCTTCGCCGTCACCACCGACATCGCACTGTCGCAGGCGATGCTTCAGCCCCCGGGGCGAGCGACCACGGATGTCGGCTGCACGGGCGAGAATGAGACCATGCGGATCGTGGTCGGTGCGATGGGGCCCGGCCGGGTCGCGCTGGTCGACCCATCCGTTTCGCTCGAGCCGTTCGAGACGGTCACGATGCAGGAGTTCCCGGCCGTCGTGCGGGCACTCGAGTCGCGCCATCCGCGCTGGGTCTGGGCCGACACACGACGGTGGTATCCGCGCCTCCTCGCCGAGGGCGTGCGGGTCGACCGCTGCCATGACCTGGTGCTCGCGGCGGCGCTGATCGATCACTCGACGACCACGGCATCGGCTCGCGACGGCGGCGCGCACCCGAGACCCGCGTGGCTGCCCGCCGGCCCCGCCGAAGCCGGGCAGGCGGGCGCCGTCGTGCCGGTGGCATCCGCCGCCCATGCCGCACTGTTCGACCTCGGCGACTTCGACGGCGAGACGCAGGCTCCCGAGGCGGCGGTGACCGACCGGCCACGCGATGTGCGCAGCGTGCCGATCGATGCCGTGCTCGCTGAACACGCCCGACAGCTCGCCCTCGTGACGGCATCCGAGCGACCCGGCGCCCTTCGTCTCCTGGTCGCGGCAGAATCCGCGGGCGCGCTCATCGGCGCCGAGCTGCACGCGGCGGGGCTGCCGTGGCACCGCGGAGTGCATGAGCGGGTGCTCGAGGGCGAACTCGGCCCGAAGCCGTCGCCCGGGCGCAAGCCCGCTCGCATGGAGGAGTTCGCCGCCGAGGTGCGTGCGCTGCTCGGCGCGCCAGCGGTGAACCTCGACTCGCAGGTCGACCTGCTGAAAGCGCTCCGGCGAGCGGGCATCCAGGTCGAGTCGACGAGCCGTTGGGAGCTGCGCGAACACGAGCACCCGGCGATCGAGCCGCTCGTCGCCTACAAGAAGCTGGCTCGCCTGTTCAGCGCGAACGCGTGGTCGTGGCTCGACGAATGGGTCGTCGACGGGCGATTCCGCCCCGATTACGTTCCCGGCGGCACCGCGACCGGGCGGTGGGCGACCTCGGGCGGCGGGGCGCTGCAGCTGCCGAAGAACGTGCGCAGCGCCGTCGTCGCCGACCCCGGGTGGTCGCTCGTGGTCGCCGACGCGGCCCAGCTCGAGCCTCGTGTGCTCGCCGGACTCGCGCGCGACGAGGCGATGGCCGAGGCCGGCCGCGGCCGCGACTTCTACGGCGGCATCGTGGGCGCCGGTGTCGTCGAAACGCGAGACCAGGCCAAGGTCGCCATCCTCGGCGCCATGTACGGCGCCACCACCGGCGAGAGCGGCCGGCTCGTGCCGCGCCTCGCCCGGGCGTATCCCAGCGCGATGGCGCTCGTCGATCGGGCCGCCGCCGACGGTGAACGCGGGGCCAGCGTCACCACCCTGCTCGGCCGTTCGTCACCGCCGCCCGGGGTGGAGTGGCGCGCGGCGCAGTCCCGGGCGAGCCAGCCCGAGGCGACCGCCGCCGATGAACGGCGCGCTCGCTCCGGAGCCCGCGACTGGGGCCGGTTCACCCGCAACTTCGTGGTGCAGGGCACGGCGGCCGAGTGGGCACTCTGCTGGATGGCCGGGCTGCGGTCGAGGCTCATGGCGATCGCCGGTGATGCGGCCGTTCCCGAGCAGCTCGCGCATCGATCGGGCCCGGTGTTCGAACGAATTCCCCATCTCGTGTACTACCTGCACGACGAGATCATCGTGCACACGCCGCGCGAGCGGGCCGACGAGGTCGCCGCGGCCGTCGCCGACGCCGCGAACGAGGCCGGCCGGCTCCTCTACGGTGCGTTCCCCGTCGAGTTTCCGCTCGACCTGGCGATCGTCGAGAGCTACGCGCTGGCCGACGCCTGAGCCTCGACAGGAGTCGCCGGCACGTCGGGCCGGGCCGACGGCCGGCGTCCTCGTCGGGGTCGTTCGAGGCGCGGTGCGAACGAGAGCTCGTGTGCGGCGAGCACCGCCTCGACCTCGTCGAGCCAGCTGAGTGCCGCCCTCGCCCGGGCGGACTCCGCGGCTGCGGCGAGGGCGGCCACTCGTGCGGAGGCGGTCACCTCGGTGGCACCTGGCACGCGACCGGCGCCGTCGAGCGTCGAGCGAGCGGATGCCTCGGCGCCGCGCTCCTGCCAACGCCGTCGTTCTGCAGCGACGATCGTGCCGGCGTCGACCCCCGGCAACGAGGCCGCGACGAGCACCCGGTCGACGGTTTCGTCCCACGGGTCGCTGCCCGCGGCATCCGTGCCGTCGAACCAGAGCGACGAGGCAGCGGTACCGGCCGTCGTGGCCCGGTACAACGGGAGCCCGTCGTCGGTGGCGCCCGCCGATTCCACGAGGCCCTGCTTGCCGAGGCGCTCGAGCGTGGCGTAGCTCTGTCCGACGTTGACGCTGCG
Proteins encoded in this window:
- a CDS encoding flotillin family protein, producing the protein MLSPLLIQVISVVAIVVALLALLTFIARRIRRVPPNEALVIVGRGAGRTSPEQSSGQRVVIGGRTFVWPILQQGFAISLEQRQIGITVEGVDKNRIKIAIKASINFKVSGTEDGVRRAAQRFLSQQELLTEIIKESLEGSLRSIVGDMTIEQIISDRKSLSDRVVAETKTDLVEQGLQVDLLNISDISTPGSDYLANLGRAEAARARQVAEISEAEAARASEFARIDAAEQIAERQKALSLKQATIKAETDRANAEAEASGQLAKAEQDKLVAVQERDALSEQALVTQERLDIEVRKPAEPEAYAEVQRATAQRDAANASTEAEAYKRTKIAEANKVAAVQDAEASATAVRFSGEAERDRQVALAAGIRADGEARAAAVQAEGLAAAAATDAKAMALKKYGEAALAQEIISRLPEIVRAAAEPISNIKTLTVVSTDGASAVTKTVGQVLGEGTEVVKSLTGLDVSSILAGLAGGQLAKADVAAE
- a CDS encoding PadR family transcriptional regulator → MAVRDALLALLTAGPGYGFQLHGDLAERTGGRRSVNVGQSYATLERLGKQGLVESAGATDDGLPLYRATTAGTAASSLWFDGTDAAGSDPWDETVDRVLVAASLPGVDAGTIVAAERRRWQERGAEASARSTLDGAGRVPGATEVTASARVAALAAAAESARARAALSWLDEVEAVLAAHELSFAPRLERPRRGRRPSARPDVPATPVEAQASASA
- a CDS encoding bifunctional 3'-5' exonuclease/DNA polymerase, with product MRIVVGAMGPGRVALVDPSVSLEPFETVTMQEFPAVVRALESRHPRWVWADTRRWYPRLLAEGVRVDRCHDLVLAAALIDHSTTTASARDGGAHPRPAWLPAGPAEAGQAGAVVPVASAAHAALFDLGDFDGETQAPEAAVTDRPRDVRSVPIDAVLAEHARQLALVTASERPGALRLLVAAESAGALIGAELHAAGLPWHRGVHERVLEGELGPKPSPGRKPARMEEFAAEVRALLGAPAVNLDSQVDLLKALRRAGIQVESTSRWELREHEHPAIEPLVAYKKLARLFSANAWSWLDEWVVDGRFRPDYVPGGTATGRWATSGGGALQLPKNVRSAVVADPGWSLVVADAAQLEPRVLAGLARDEAMAEAGRGRDFYGGIVGAGVVETRDQAKVAILGAMYGATTGESGRLVPRLARAYPSAMALVDRAAADGERGASVTTLLGRSSPPPGVEWRAAQSRASQPEATAADERRARSGARDWGRFTRNFVVQGTAAEWALCWMAGLRSRLMAIAGDAAVPEQLAHRSGPVFERIPHLVYYLHDEIIVHTPRERADEVAAAVADAANEAGRLLYGAFPVEFPLDLAIVESYALADA
- a CDS encoding MFS transporter; this translates as MTTTSTDRSANHDRRVSRLGGRRWAVLALVGLVGQIAWTVENLYLNVFVYDTITDEPRVLAAMVAASAVAATLTTLVVGAWSDRVGRRRVFVAGGYVLWGLSTAAFGLVTVDGLAGAASVAGAVTLAVLVVIVLDCLMSVLGSGANDAAFNAWVTDVTDSTNRGRVEAVLAAMPLLAMLLVFGGLDGLTRAGEWRAFFLVVGIAIVIVGVVAWFLMRDAAVPQQQPDGVWRSIAFGLRPSTMRANPALYITFSAWAVFGISTQVFLPYLIIYLQRTLRIEGYALVLGVVLLGASVVSILGGRVIDRFGKVRSILPALAIYLLGLALMAFVRDFTWVIVAGLAMMSGFMLVVAAIGAASRDATPPDRAGSVQGLRMIFAILIPMVIGPFIGAAIISGAGETYEELGVVKQVPTAGIFVAAAVIAVVVVIPVLALLHRERRTAAVDA
- a CDS encoding glycoside hydrolase family 2 protein, which encodes MTRSTSPLPSALLTEWGERLDREHPLAEYPRPQLVRDSYLNLNGVWQYAITPDGATVAGYDGEIVVPFSPESVLSGVGRQLQPDETLHYRRTFTLDDAFVPERGRVLLHFGAVDQRCTVEVNGRVVGDHVGGYLPFTIDITDALAARPADAAHELKVRVTDPSDTSALSRGKQTLRRGGIWYTAQSGIWQTVWIEAVPAAWVGRIGYRADPASGELEITVHTESAQPEAEADALATVRVSAGGLGVAEGRAAPGHPLALTIASPRPWSPEDPFLYDVVVEYADDRVESYAGLRSFGVGPDSDGVPRLLLNGEPYFHAGVLDQGYWSDGLYTAPSDEAMVHDIRTMKELGFTMLRKHIKIEPLRWYHHADRLGMLVWQDAVNGGDRYHPLVITAPVLTPLRLDDRRYRAFGRADASARAHWRDELREMVEHLHGVVSIAVWVPFNEGWGQFDAVDVTAELRALDPSRSIDHASGWHDQGAGDLTSLHVYFRRFRVPRRRTATAHRALVLSEYGGYSRRLPEHSVTAREFGYKRYRTSDELGAAFVRLHEEEIIPALAKGLGASVYTQLSDVEDESNGLLSYDRRVVKVAAELVRSVNGRLRFAEAGRAGIERESDG
- a CDS encoding NfeD family protein, with product MLLPFLIVGGIGLVLLLISLVLGDIFDHFEIGDGAISGTALSVGLVVFGASGALVASMGLELVWVYVLSIVLAAVAYLLSVLAVRNLTRSSDGVPASAVGLGGVARSDVTTAGGEVSLDGPGEVERRLAYSDAPIAEGARVRVVEHTGSRVKVVAG